The Parabacteroides sp. AD58 genome includes a window with the following:
- a CDS encoding glycoside hydrolase family 97 protein, with protein sequence MVHRSLLTLISLLVLSLGNVLSAKEYLVSSPDKAIQMKLVVEENISYDVMYHGKTLMKQNQIALELSNEVLGQSPVVKKVKQKAFQEHIDCFNYRCPSFDVSYNEMYVTFKGDYALAFRVYNDGVAYRWETKKKEDFIVRNEQADFNWAEDDVVYLPFTTSDKDPYAMAFQNIYAVSKISEAGNSKIAFLPVTADCGDGIKVTILESDLENYPGMFVVADPKAQALKADFAEYPEEFGVHASRAMKYVTKRTDYIARCQGTRSFPWRIMAITGDDTQMPVNNLVYALASPNRIGDYSWVKSGKVAWDWWNDWGIWNVDFKAGINIDTYKYYIDFAAENKIGYIVLDEGWYNPKSGDMLTVIPELNLEELIAYGKSKGVDLILWTVFNVLDDQLEEACKKYSAMGIRGFKVDFLDRDDQTGVEMVYRIAETAAKYHLTLDLHGIYKPTGLNRTFPNIINFESLFGMEEMKWSTIEKDMMEYDVTMPFIRMMCGPVDYTPGAMRNATKKDFQPIYYNPMSQGTRCHQLAAYIIHDSPLTMLADNPTIYRQEQPCVDFICSIPNTGIDETRILQGKMGEYIVTARRVGNNWYVGGMTDWNARTINLDLSFLGEGSFLSTQFSDGINAGKQAADYKKTEQVVDHSRSLQIQLAPGGGFAISFIRK encoded by the coding sequence ATGGTACATAGAAGCTTGTTAACCCTGATTTCCTTGTTGGTTTTATCCCTTGGAAATGTATTGAGTGCTAAGGAGTATTTAGTCTCATCGCCTGATAAAGCGATTCAGATGAAGCTCGTAGTGGAAGAGAATATTTCGTATGATGTCATGTATCATGGGAAAACATTGATGAAACAGAATCAGATTGCGTTGGAACTGAGTAACGAAGTTTTGGGGCAATCGCCTGTAGTAAAGAAAGTAAAACAGAAGGCTTTTCAAGAGCATATAGACTGTTTTAATTATCGGTGTCCGTCGTTCGATGTGTCTTATAATGAAATGTATGTGACCTTTAAAGGTGATTATGCCCTGGCATTTCGGGTGTATAATGATGGTGTAGCTTATCGGTGGGAAACAAAGAAAAAGGAAGATTTCATTGTCCGCAATGAACAGGCTGACTTCAACTGGGCAGAAGATGACGTTGTTTATCTTCCTTTTACGACATCCGATAAAGATCCGTATGCCATGGCTTTTCAGAATATTTATGCAGTAAGCAAGATCAGTGAGGCGGGTAACAGTAAAATCGCCTTCTTGCCGGTGACTGCTGATTGTGGTGATGGTATTAAGGTGACGATTTTAGAGTCGGATTTGGAGAATTATCCGGGCATGTTTGTCGTAGCTGATCCGAAAGCCCAGGCTTTAAAAGCCGACTTTGCTGAATATCCGGAAGAGTTTGGCGTACATGCTTCACGAGCCATGAAGTATGTAACGAAACGAACCGATTATATCGCCCGTTGCCAGGGTACGCGTTCTTTCCCTTGGCGAATCATGGCGATTACGGGCGATGATACGCAGATGCCGGTGAATAATCTGGTTTATGCGTTGGCTTCTCCGAATCGGATCGGCGATTATTCGTGGGTAAAATCAGGAAAAGTCGCCTGGGACTGGTGGAACGACTGGGGAATCTGGAATGTCGACTTTAAGGCCGGCATTAATATAGATACCTATAAGTACTACATCGACTTTGCCGCAGAAAACAAGATTGGCTATATTGTGCTGGATGAAGGTTGGTATAATCCGAAGAGTGGTGATATGCTGACAGTCATTCCAGAATTGAATCTGGAAGAATTGATTGCTTATGGAAAAAGTAAAGGGGTTGATCTGATTCTTTGGACGGTATTCAATGTATTGGACGATCAGCTGGAAGAAGCCTGCAAGAAATATTCTGCAATGGGTATCCGTGGGTTTAAAGTAGATTTTCTGGACCGGGATGACCAGACTGGCGTTGAAATGGTTTATCGGATTGCCGAGACGGCGGCTAAATATCATCTGACACTGGATCTGCACGGCATTTATAAGCCGACCGGTTTGAACCGGACTTTCCCAAATATTATCAACTTCGAATCGTTGTTTGGCATGGAAGAGATGAAGTGGAGCACGATAGAGAAGGATATGATGGAATATGATGTTACCATGCCGTTTATCCGAATGATGTGTGGACCGGTTGATTATACACCTGGAGCCATGCGAAATGCAACGAAAAAGGATTTCCAGCCGATTTATTATAATCCGATGAGTCAGGGAACTCGTTGTCATCAGCTAGCTGCCTATATCATACATGATTCACCATTGACGATGCTGGCTGATAATCCGACGATTTACAGACAAGAACAGCCTTGTGTTGATTTTATCTGCTCGATTCCTAATACGGGAATTGATGAAACTCGTATCCTTCAGGGGAAAATGGGTGAATATATTGTAACGGCCCGTCGGGTAGGAAATAATTGGTATGTAGGTGGCATGACTGATTGGAATGCTCGGACAATCAATTTGGATTTGTCCTTCCTAGGCGAAGGCTCTTTTCTGTCTACACAATTTTCGGATGGTATAAATGCCGGGAAACAAGCTGCTGATTATAAAAAGACGGAACAAGTGGTAGATCATTCCCGCTCGTTGCAGATACAACTGGCTCCTGGAGGAGGATTTGCCATTTCTTTTATTCGAAAGTAA
- a CDS encoding glycoside hydrolase family 130 protein: MKQLHVMALVCLAAAFFSCSGKKSEANQTAEQSAKTNVLPEWALGGFVRPEGVNPIIQPRPESKFNCPMRKELVGWEESDTFNPAATLKGDTICVLYRAEDNSAKGIGMRTSRIGLAESTDGITMVRHDKPVMYPAEDNTKEFEWPGGCEDPRVAMTEDGLYVMLYTAWNREVPRLSVATSRDLLTWEKHGPAFAKAYNGRFKDMACKSGSIVTKLVDGKQTIAKVNGKYLMYWGEHMVAAATSDDLINWEPVLDDQNELLGLIYPREKYFDSALTECGPPAVITEDGILLLYNGKNETNEKRDPRFNAGTYSAGQVLFDLQHPYQAIGRLDVPFFRPMADFEKSGQYVDGTVFIEGLVFFKGKWYLYYGCADSMVGVAVYDPQNKADGDILP; this comes from the coding sequence ATGAAACAATTACATGTAATGGCTTTGGTTTGTTTGGCTGCAGCTTTTTTCTCCTGCTCAGGGAAAAAGTCAGAGGCAAACCAGACGGCAGAGCAATCTGCTAAAACGAATGTCCTTCCGGAATGGGCATTGGGTGGTTTTGTGAGACCGGAAGGCGTGAATCCGATTATTCAGCCTCGGCCAGAGAGTAAATTCAACTGTCCGATGCGGAAAGAACTTGTCGGTTGGGAAGAAAGTGATACCTTTAATCCGGCAGCTACCTTAAAGGGTGATACGATCTGTGTGTTGTATCGGGCAGAAGATAATTCCGCTAAAGGTATTGGTATGCGTACTTCCAGAATTGGTTTGGCTGAGAGTACGGATGGTATTACGATGGTCCGGCATGATAAACCGGTGATGTATCCGGCAGAAGATAATACCAAAGAATTTGAATGGCCGGGCGGTTGTGAAGATCCGCGTGTAGCCATGACGGAAGATGGGCTCTATGTCATGTTATACACCGCTTGGAATCGGGAAGTTCCCCGTTTGTCGGTTGCAACTTCCAGAGATCTGCTTACGTGGGAAAAGCATGGGCCTGCTTTTGCCAAAGCTTATAACGGTCGTTTCAAAGATATGGCTTGCAAGTCCGGTTCGATTGTAACAAAGCTGGTGGATGGCAAGCAGACGATCGCGAAGGTAAATGGGAAATATCTGATGTACTGGGGAGAACACATGGTGGCTGCTGCTACATCCGATGACTTGATCAATTGGGAGCCGGTGTTGGATGATCAAAACGAGCTGCTCGGACTTATTTATCCTCGGGAGAAATACTTTGACAGCGCTTTGACCGAATGTGGTCCTCCGGCAGTAATTACGGAAGATGGTATTCTTTTATTATATAATGGAAAGAACGAAACCAACGAGAAACGAGATCCCCGCTTCAATGCCGGTACATACAGCGCCGGTCAGGTCTTGTTCGATCTTCAGCATCCTTATCAGGCGATCGGGCGATTGGATGTTCCGTTCTTCCGACCTATGGCCGACTTTGAAAAGAGTGGTCAGTATGTGGATGGAACAGTCTTTATCGAAGGCCTGGTATTCTTTAAAGGAAAATGGTATTTGTATTATGGTTGTGCCGATTCAATGGTAGGCGTGGCTGTTTATGATCCACAGAACAAAGCCGATGGGGATATATTGCCTTGA
- a CDS encoding RagB/SusD family nutrient uptake outer membrane protein: protein MKLKYILTIAAVTSLTLSLNSCKDFLEQEPDDVLTNEQIFNDAVMIKSVLANYYGRMEGKQWGQRTKDGDGSYSMTILDEAARCDGGPDTRTEFEEDRWRTYDYEFIRDLNQFLAGIRTTTALEESEQKRLEGETRFLRAWVYFCMGRGLGGMPIVGDEVFTYPGMEIENMQIPRSTEAELYDYIISECSEIADMLPVEPTTNAARATKWAALMLKARAALYAGSLANYNNKMPSPIKTAGGEVGIPADRAQGYYQTALEASTAVINSGVYTLMTDANDPGLAFYNAINVKTGNTEVIWSCDYKYPGKTVEFTKFNIPASHAEDIDRCYGGPILNLVEAFEYIDNRNGAIKIQEANGDYVFYDEPEDAFANKDGRLWGTVIYPGANFKGTEVVLQAGQLIKQNGKWTTLVSTQDSKDANGLTITSVNGPIANNNQYVNKTGFFYRKFIDETSLASTRGRNSELWWPYFRIAEAYMIACEASFELGNNADAVKYINVIRDRAGIQPLESVTLDDIVRENRVEFAFEDHRYWDMKRWRLADKVWNGVTNDPNAQQWALYPYRVNAPGDPADGKWVFIKQQVNTEPYPRYFQMKNYYNFVDLNWVNNNPKFVKNPYQ from the coding sequence ATGAAATTGAAATATATATTAACTATCGCAGCGGTTACATCACTGACATTATCGTTGAATAGTTGCAAGGATTTTTTGGAACAAGAACCAGATGATGTTTTGACAAATGAACAGATTTTCAACGATGCAGTTATGATTAAATCTGTTTTGGCAAATTATTACGGTCGAATGGAAGGAAAGCAGTGGGGGCAAAGAACGAAAGATGGTGATGGATCATATTCTATGACGATCTTGGATGAGGCTGCGCGTTGTGATGGCGGTCCAGATACTCGTACTGAGTTCGAGGAAGATCGTTGGAGAACTTATGATTATGAGTTTATTCGTGATTTAAATCAATTTTTGGCCGGAATACGTACAACAACAGCTTTGGAAGAAAGTGAGCAGAAGCGGTTAGAGGGTGAAACTCGTTTCCTTCGGGCATGGGTTTATTTCTGCATGGGACGTGGTCTTGGTGGTATGCCTATTGTTGGAGATGAAGTGTTTACATATCCAGGTATGGAAATTGAAAACATGCAAATCCCACGTTCAACAGAAGCTGAACTGTATGATTATATTATTTCTGAGTGTTCTGAGATCGCTGATATGTTACCAGTTGAACCGACAACTAATGCTGCGAGAGCAACAAAATGGGCTGCTTTAATGTTAAAGGCTCGAGCTGCTTTATATGCAGGATCGTTGGCAAACTATAATAATAAAATGCCATCTCCTATAAAAACAGCTGGGGGGGAAGTTGGAATTCCTGCTGATCGTGCACAAGGATATTATCAGACGGCCTTGGAAGCTTCTACTGCAGTTATTAATAGTGGAGTATATACATTGATGACAGATGCGAATGATCCAGGATTAGCATTTTATAATGCTATTAATGTGAAAACTGGTAATACAGAAGTAATATGGTCTTGTGATTATAAATATCCAGGCAAAACGGTTGAATTTACGAAGTTTAATATTCCAGCTTCTCATGCAGAAGATATCGATCGTTGCTATGGTGGACCCATTTTAAATTTGGTAGAAGCTTTTGAATACATTGATAATCGGAATGGTGCAATTAAGATACAAGAAGCGAATGGTGATTATGTATTTTATGATGAACCGGAAGATGCTTTTGCTAATAAAGATGGCCGTTTATGGGGTACTGTAATTTATCCTGGAGCTAATTTTAAGGGAACTGAGGTTGTATTACAGGCTGGACAGTTGATAAAGCAAAATGGTAAATGGACAACTTTAGTATCTACTCAAGATTCTAAAGATGCTAATGGCTTAACTATTACATCTGTGAATGGTCCAATTGCCAATAATAATCAGTATGTTAATAAGACAGGATTCTTTTATCGTAAGTTTATAGATGAAACCTCTTTAGCTTCTACTCGAGGACGTAATTCTGAGTTGTGGTGGCCATATTTCCGTATTGCTGAAGCTTATATGATTGCCTGTGAAGCTTCATTTGAGTTAGGTAATAATGCGGATGCAGTGAAATATATTAATGTGATTCGTGATCGTGCAGGTATTCAGCCATTGGAAAGCGTTACATTAGATGATATTGTTCGAGAAAATCGAGTTGAGTTCGCTTTTGAAGATCATCGTTATTGGGATATGAAACGTTGGCGTTTGGCAGACAAGGTTTGGAATGGTGTTACAAATGATCCAAATGCTCAGCAATGGGCTTTATATCCTTACCGAGTAAATGCTCCTGGAGATCCGGCAGATGGTAAATGGGTATTTATTAAGCAACAGGTAAATACAGAACCATATCCTCGATATTTCCAAATGAAAAATTATTATAATTTTGTAGATTTGAATTGGGTGAATAACAATCCAAAGTTTGTAAAGAATCCGTATCAATAA
- a CDS encoding DUF3823 domain-containing protein, which produces MKIITNIFSTVLCMLLATGCGLDNYDEPQSTLEGRVVYNNQSIGVRGTADAVQVQLYQDGYEKHDPIPVYLTQDGSFKAILFNGQYKLITRSGNGPWLNSTDTIVVNVNGYTTCELPVTPYYTLAEENFSLNGNIVNGSTLVTKVVETSSISSALLLVSETAFVDEGTYLARQELTDVSEGTLSMSLDLSGNDDAASAVALYARIGVKPAESDQYVYTPVVQIK; this is translated from the coding sequence ATGAAAATAATAACAAACATATTTTCAACTGTATTATGCATGCTATTGGCCACGGGTTGTGGTTTGGATAATTATGATGAACCTCAATCGACCTTAGAGGGACGGGTAGTCTATAATAATCAATCAATAGGTGTCAGAGGAACGGCAGATGCTGTGCAGGTTCAATTATATCAGGATGGATATGAAAAGCATGACCCTATTCCTGTCTATTTGACTCAGGATGGTTCTTTCAAGGCTATTTTATTTAATGGGCAATATAAATTAATTACTCGTTCTGGAAATGGACCTTGGCTGAATAGTACTGATACAATAGTAGTGAATGTAAATGGCTATACAACTTGTGAACTGCCTGTAACACCATATTATACATTGGCTGAAGAAAATTTTTCTCTGAATGGAAATATTGTAAATGGTTCAACATTGGTAACTAAAGTCGTAGAAACTTCGTCAATAAGCAGCGCACTTTTACTTGTAAGTGAGACTGCCTTTGTGGATGAAGGTACATATTTAGCTCGTCAGGAATTAACGGATGTTTCGGAAGGTACTTTATCTATGTCTTTAGATTTATCTGGTAATGATGATGCGGCTTCTGCAGTTGCTTTATACGCACGAATTGGTGTAAAGCCAGCAGAATCTGATCAGTATGTTTATACTCCAGTTGTGCAGATAAAATAA
- a CDS encoding TonB-dependent receptor — protein sequence MKKHLLGFVKGKIWRIPLSLSLVLLAPNVQSSEIQMETMNTISVQFSNVSLSEAMNKIEKASGYSFFYDANKVDLSVRVSLNASNESLREVLNTIFDSTGLTYEISQNQILLYPRNSRNNSNSIADNFETQQSKKVIKGKILDASGQPIIGANIVEKGTTNGTISDMDGLFTLDVSDQAVLEVSYIGFVSQSVRVTGNGDLTITLREDSETLDEVVVTGFGLAQKKATLTGAISSVGAKDLVKVTAANASTALAGKIAGVNFRQTDGRPGATTKVQIRNMGTPLYVIDGVVKDEGQFNNIDFHDIESISILKDASASIYGVRAANGVVVVTTKKGSRNTKNTVGINMYYGWQNPSKFAKPADVSTYLSHYIASETVQNVASRTYSQEDYAKWMQGTEKGYVPFDWYDYIWNTSPQYYASANVSGGSDKINYYFSLGHMNQDAMIVNYGGFHRTNVQMNIESQINDKLKIGASMNGRIETTVNPGVPEEDDYWMPVFGTYRNLPTKRPFANDNPDYPTQTSTNPATNFGWLNYEKSGKYQKDWRVIQLNLNAEYKIFDGLTAKALFGYYYANQIVNNQEYTYKLYGYDEATDTYPVIFENNNPWRERTMGHNEELTANIQLNYVKSFGEHNVNAVVGFESSKLNTPNVWVHSVPTANSLHLIDYETMDTYNDEGNETEARMGWLGRFNYDFANKYLLEFSARYDGSWKFPPEHRWGFFPSASVGWRISEESFWKEWKVSDIFNDLKIRASYGLVGDDDLGSAYAAFDYLSGYTYKNGGSVIDGEYVIGSKPRGLPVTTLSWIKAKILDIGLDVSFLDNRLSGSFDYFRRLRTGLPASRYDLLLPSEVGFTLPQENLESDVHTGVDMSLRWNDSVDDFYYSIGGNMTLSRKYVWDRYKQRYSNSWDEYRNGTVHRYDQIFWGYESDGQFTSWEEIASWPIDNDDHGNTTLRPGDIKYVDQNGDGVINDMDKRPIGYNTSGDFNPILSYGINFSASWKGFDIALDFTGSALSSYAPNYENKLPFHDGGNMPQYMLEDTWTLADIWDANSELISGKYPMPLIGNSSHSNYWDSDFWIQRVRYIKLKNFEIGYTLPQLWLEKAWMQDCRIYLSAQNLFTISNIPGTDPEVIKDSGLVTPTTRTINIGLNVKF from the coding sequence ATGAAAAAGCATTTGCTTGGTTTTGTCAAGGGGAAAATATGGAGAATCCCTTTGTCATTAAGTTTAGTTTTATTAGCTCCAAATGTACAAAGTTCTGAGATACAGATGGAAACAATGAATACGATATCTGTTCAGTTTTCGAATGTGTCTTTGAGCGAGGCAATGAACAAAATAGAGAAGGCCAGTGGTTATTCATTTTTTTATGATGCAAATAAGGTGGACTTATCTGTTCGTGTTAGTTTGAATGCATCGAATGAATCATTGCGAGAAGTTTTAAATACAATTTTTGATTCGACGGGATTGACTTATGAAATCTCTCAGAACCAAATTTTATTGTATCCTCGGAATAGTAGGAATAATTCAAACTCGATTGCCGATAATTTCGAAACTCAACAATCGAAGAAAGTTATTAAAGGAAAAATCCTGGATGCATCTGGTCAACCGATAATTGGGGCCAATATTGTTGAAAAAGGTACAACAAATGGAACGATCTCAGATATGGATGGCCTTTTTACATTAGATGTATCAGACCAGGCTGTTTTAGAGGTCTCTTATATAGGATTTGTAAGTCAGTCTGTTAGAGTGACTGGAAACGGGGATTTGACAATTACCTTAAGAGAAGATTCGGAAACTTTGGATGAAGTTGTAGTAACAGGTTTCGGTTTAGCCCAGAAAAAGGCAACTTTGACAGGTGCTATTTCATCTGTTGGTGCAAAAGATTTGGTAAAGGTAACGGCTGCAAATGCTTCTACAGCGCTAGCTGGAAAGATTGCAGGTGTTAACTTTCGGCAGACGGATGGTCGTCCGGGAGCAACAACCAAAGTGCAGATTCGTAATATGGGTACTCCGTTGTATGTGATAGATGGAGTTGTAAAAGATGAAGGTCAGTTTAATAATATCGACTTCCATGATATAGAATCTATCTCTATTTTGAAAGATGCTTCTGCTTCTATTTATGGTGTGCGTGCAGCCAATGGTGTTGTTGTTGTAACGACGAAGAAAGGTTCACGAAATACAAAAAATACAGTAGGTATTAATATGTATTATGGTTGGCAGAATCCATCTAAATTTGCTAAACCTGCAGATGTCTCGACTTATTTAAGTCATTATATAGCTTCTGAAACAGTTCAAAATGTAGCTTCACGTACTTATTCGCAAGAAGATTATGCAAAATGGATGCAAGGAACTGAAAAAGGATATGTGCCATTCGATTGGTATGACTACATATGGAATACTTCTCCACAATATTATGCTAGTGCTAATGTTTCTGGTGGTTCCGATAAGATTAATTATTATTTCTCTTTAGGGCACATGAATCAAGATGCCATGATCGTTAATTATGGTGGTTTCCATCGTACAAATGTTCAAATGAATATTGAATCGCAAATTAATGATAAATTAAAGATAGGTGCATCTATGAATGGACGTATCGAAACGACTGTCAATCCAGGAGTTCCAGAAGAGGATGATTATTGGATGCCTGTATTTGGTACTTATCGTAATTTGCCTACAAAACGACCATTTGCAAATGATAATCCTGATTATCCGACGCAGACCTCTACAAACCCTGCAACTAATTTTGGTTGGTTGAATTATGAGAAGTCAGGTAAATATCAGAAGGACTGGAGAGTTATTCAGCTAAACTTAAATGCTGAATATAAGATATTTGATGGTTTAACAGCGAAGGCTTTGTTTGGTTATTATTATGCGAATCAGATTGTGAATAATCAGGAATATACCTATAAACTTTATGGGTATGATGAGGCAACTGATACATATCCTGTAATATTTGAAAATAATAATCCTTGGCGTGAGAGAACGATGGGACATAACGAAGAGTTAACTGCAAATATTCAGTTGAATTATGTTAAATCGTTTGGTGAACATAATGTGAATGCTGTTGTAGGTTTTGAATCTTCTAAGTTAAATACTCCTAATGTATGGGTACACAGTGTGCCTACTGCTAATTCATTGCATCTGATAGATTACGAGACGATGGATACTTATAATGATGAAGGTAACGAAACAGAGGCAAGAATGGGTTGGTTGGGTCGCTTTAATTACGATTTTGCCAATAAGTATTTATTAGAGTTTTCAGCGCGCTATGATGGCTCTTGGAAATTCCCGCCAGAACATCGTTGGGGCTTCTTCCCCTCGGCATCTGTAGGATGGCGTATCTCTGAAGAATCTTTTTGGAAAGAATGGAAAGTGTCTGATATCTTTAATGATTTGAAGATTCGTGCTTCTTATGGTTTAGTTGGTGATGATGATTTGGGTAGTGCTTATGCTGCATTTGACTATTTGTCTGGATACACATATAAGAATGGTGGTTCGGTAATAGATGGTGAGTATGTGATAGGCTCAAAGCCAAGAGGACTGCCTGTAACTACTTTGTCTTGGATTAAAGCTAAGATTTTGGATATTGGTTTAGACGTTTCATTTTTGGATAATCGTTTAAGTGGATCTTTTGACTATTTCCGTCGTTTACGTACCGGTTTGCCAGCTTCACGTTATGATTTATTGTTACCTTCAGAAGTCGGATTTACATTACCACAAGAAAACTTAGAATCTGATGTTCATACAGGTGTTGATATGAGCTTGCGTTGGAATGATTCTGTGGATGATTTCTATTATTCTATAGGAGGTAATATGACTTTATCCCGTAAATATGTATGGGATCGATATAAACAGCGTTATAGTAACTCTTGGGATGAATATCGAAATGGTACGGTTCATCGTTATGATCAAATCTTTTGGGGCTATGAATCAGATGGGCAATTTACAAGTTGGGAAGAAATTGCTTCTTGGCCGATTGATAATGATGACCATGGTAATACGACGTTACGTCCAGGAGATATAAAGTATGTGGACCAAAATGGAGATGGTGTAATCAATGACATGGATAAACGTCCGATTGGATATAATACGAGTGGTGATTTTAACCCAATTTTGAGTTATGGTATTAACTTTAGTGCCTCGTGGAAGGGCTTTGATATTGCATTGGACTTTACAGGTTCTGCGTTATCATCTTATGCACCAAATTATGAAAATAAATTGCCGTTCCATGATGGTGGTAATATGCCACAATATATGTTGGAGGATACTTGGACTTTGGCTGATATTTGGGATGCAAATAGTGAATTAATCTCTGGAAAATATCCAATGCCATTAATTGGTAATAGTTCTCATAGTAATTATTGGGATAGTGATTTCTGGATTCAGAGAGTTCGCTACATTAAACTGAAGAATTTTGAGATCGGTTATACTTTACCGCAGTTATGGTTAGAAAAGGCATGGATGCAAGATTGTCGTATTTATCTGTCTGCACAGAACCTGTTTACAATTTCAAATATTCCTGGTACAGATCCGGAGGTTATTAAGGATTCAGGTTTGGTGACGCCTACTACGCGTACTATTAATATAGGTTTAAATGTTAAATTCTAA